TCTCCCAAATAACTCGCTCGTCCTTTTTTGGCAATCATCGGCGCAGTATCTTTCACTCCCTGTTCTGCTGCTGCTACAGCGCGTTGCATTGCTTCCAATGTATCCTGCCCCTGACTCACAGCTTCTTGAAAAGCGATAACTGCCGGAGTTAGGACATCTATCATCGTTTTGTCGCCAAGTTGTGCTTTCCCACGCCCAAGCACACCATCTAATCCTGCTTTGAGCATTTCAAGTACATCCTCAGCAGTCAGTTCTTGTTTACCAGCTACGGCTGTACTTGCTCGTAGAAAGAAAGTCCCATAAAGAGGACCACTAGCACCCCCAATTGAGGAAATTAAGGTCATGCTCACTGTTTTCAAAATGCTACCGATGTCTTTATCTGCAACAGTCGGTAACTGAGCGATCGCCTTTTTGAAACCCCGATCCATATTGATCCCGTGATCAGCATCTCCTATCGCCGCATCTAATTCTGTCAAATAATCTTTATTTTGCTCTATCTGCGTTGCAAATGTTTGCAACCATCGTAAAATCTGCTCTTTTGTCACCATACATCAAACTCCCCAGCGCAGACTTGGTGTTTTTACAGGTGCATCCCATAACCGAATCATCTCATCATCCAACTTTAGCAGTGTTATCGAACAACCTTGCATATCCAAAGAAGTGATGTAAGGACCAATCAGGTTTCGCACAATCCGTAGTCCCTTCTTTTCGCAGATTTCAGCCAGTTTGCGGTAGATGATATAAAGTTCAGAAATCGGAGTACCCCCCATACTATTGACGAAAGCTAGTACTTTATCACCTTGCTGAAAAACCGGATCAATCAGTTCCACATCCATCCACTCGCCTTTTTCTTCATCCCACTCCCGCACTGTCCGGGTGTAAGGTGCATCCTCGATAATTGATAGCGCCAGCATCTGAGTTATTTCATCGGCTGATTTCAGGTTCATGCGTTTGCGTCCTGGTTCACCGTGGATACCGATGCCCATTTCGATTTCGCGATCGCCCAATTCAAAGGTAGGCGTCATCAGCGCGGGTACCGTGCAGGAAGTCAGCGCCATCCCCATACTTCGACCATTTTTATTCACACGACGACACAAATCTGCGATCTT
This portion of the Brasilonema sennae CENA114 genome encodes:
- the dhaL gene encoding dihydroxyacetone kinase subunit DhaL, which encodes MVTKEQILRWLQTFATQIEQNKDYLTELDAAIGDADHGINMDRGFKKAIAQLPTVADKDIGSILKTVSMTLISSIGGASGPLYGTFFLRASTAVAGKQELTAEDVLEMLKAGLDGVLGRGKAQLGDKTMIDVLTPAVIAFQEAVSQGQDTLEAMQRAVAAAEQGVKDTAPMIAKKGRASYLGERSIGHQDPGATSCYWMLKSLLTVLESSGI
- the dhaK gene encoding dihydroxyacetone kinase subunit DhaK — translated: MKKLINKPEDFIRENLEGMAAAHPDLIKVNYEPAFVYRADAPAQGKVAIISGGGSGHEPMHAGFVGMGMLDAACPGEVFTSPTPDQMLEAAKRVDGGAGIVYIVKNYSGDVMNFEMATELARSEGIQVLSILIDDDVAVKDSLYTQGRRGVGTTVLAEKICGAAAQHGYDLHKIADLCRRVNKNGRSMGMALTSCTVPALMTPTFELGDREIEMGIGIHGEPGRKRMNLKSADEITQMLALSIIEDAPYTRTVREWDEEKGEWMDVELIDPVFQQGDKVLAFVNSMGGTPISELYIIYRKLAEICEKKGLRIVRNLIGPYITSLDMQGCSITLLKLDDEMIRLWDAPVKTPSLRWGV